Proteins encoded together in one Anopheles darlingi chromosome 3, idAnoDarlMG_H_01, whole genome shotgun sequence window:
- the LOC125956486 gene encoding N-acetylgalactosamine kinase, translating to MSTNKSDVCVPVLEHSSFHQYMATPNFPPTPPRFVRLLSCFSNEFSCAPKFVVRCTGRVNIIGEHIDYCGYPVFPMAIEQSILLAVAPSNDNLLHIKNVDSSFKPYKCNVLNFSIDVPSSGGPSWYQYVLCGVKGILSNSSINHEEPCGMFIMLSGNIPPASGLSSSSAIVSASVLATAYMHNTTLKKETLATVSAECEKFIGTQGGGMDQAIAYLAQEGCAQLIEWNPLRATPIQLPANAVFVIANSLSEANKAATSDFNQRVVECRLACRVLAKQMKLNWRTLCRFADLQKALGYTLEDMESLVNSNLTQLSYTRPEILKMLEVSDEDFSENLLTANTRTAQTFKLKQRALHVFQEALRVEQFIKIAKTTPADAIDRMKTLMRQSHESLKTLYECSHENLDKIVQLADSNGIGTRLTGAGWGGCTVALCDGLEESKRFIDVLKKEFYSNLASSQSDQIDAHIFATSPQRGAEIYLIGKS from the exons atgtcaACAAACAAgagcgatgtgtgtgtgccggtgttggAACATTCGTCATTCCACCAATACATGGCAACACCCAattttccccccacccctccgcGTTTCGTACGTTTGCTCAGCTgtttttcaaatgaattttccTGCGCTCCCAAATTCGTTGTTCGTTGCACGGGCAG AGTGAACATTATTGGAGAGCACATAGATTATTGTGGCTATCCCGTTTTCCCTATGGCTATTGAGCAATCTATTCTATTGGCAGTTGCTCCTTCAAACGACAATTTGTTGCACATAAAAAATGTCGACAGCAGCTTCAAACCATACAAGTGCAACGTTCTTAACTTTAG CATTGATGTCCCAAGCTCCGGTGGCCCCAGCTGGTATCAATATGTGTTGTGTGGCGTTAAGGGAATCTTAAGCAACTCGAGTATAAATCACGAAGAACCTTGTGGAATGTTCATCATGCTATCGGGAAATATTCCACCCGCTTCCGGATTGTCTAGCTCCAGTGCCATTGTGAGCGCATCCGTTTTAGCAACTGCTTACATGCACAAT ACGACtcttaaaaaagaaacactagCTACAGTTTCAGCTGAATGCGAAAAGTTCATCGGAACCCAGGGAGGCGGTATGGACCAGGCAATCGCTTATCTGGCCCAGGAAGGGTGCGCTCAATTGATAGAGTGGAATCCTCTTCGAGCGACTCCTATACAGTTGCCAGCAAATGCTGTGTTTGTTATTGCAAACAGCTTATCAGAGGCTAACAAGGCTGCAACGTCCGACTTTAATCAGCGAGTAGTCGAATGTCGACTAGCCTGCag AGTTCTGGCTAAACAGATGAAGCTGAACTGGCGGACTCTGTGTCGATTTGCCGATCTGCAGAAAGCTCTAGGCTATACTCTGGAGGATATGGAAAGCCTGGTGAACAGCAACCTAACACAACTTTCATACACCAGACCGGAGATTTTAAAGATGCTAGAGGTTTCCGATGAAGACTTCTCAGAAAATCTACTTACTGCCAATACGCGCACTGCTCAAACATTCAAGCTCAAGCAACGTGCCCTTCACGTGTTCCAAG AGGCTCTGCGCGTTGAACAGTTTATTAAAATAGCGAAAACCACGCCAGCCGATGCTATCGATCGTATGAAAACACTTATGAGGCAAAGCCACGAAAGCCTGAAGACGCTTTATGAATGTTCACACGAAAACTTAGACAAAATCGTACAACTTGCTGACAGCAATGGAATTGGAACTCGACTCACAGGGGCAGG ATGGGGAGGTTGCACCGTCGCACTGTGTGATGGTTTGGAAGAAAGTAAGCGTTTCATCGACGTGTTAAAAAAGGAATTCTATTCAAACCTTGCCTCTTCACAATCCGATCAGATCGATGCTCATATTTTTGCAACAAGCCCGCAAAGAGGAGCAGAAATTTACTTAATCGGAAAATCGTAA
- the LOC125956485 gene encoding G2/mitotic-specific cyclin-B2 has product MSRVIRLDENHGIGNVTEAIKKGAATKRAVLGELGNKVLRNAAQDLKGIEKGAANLKNANAVLKNVKPRVDTRWRKEENAAVVGAVATKKTLAKSDLLKNAKNDEKTAPSKPGMKGQPHEAVRVHVQLSNGNEVKKVNLKREESHSAHGQLAKANRQISTEAKNGKTAGSSSSLDKAETVATSKHHLQRPETHSQKLLENIENIDINDGWNLMLVSEYVNDIYKYLNKLESSADYALRENFLDGHTEVTYKMRAILIDWINEVHNQFKLDIDTYHMTVSLIDRYLQSVKTVPKKKLQLVGVTAMFIASKYEELFPPDIQDFVFITDDTYEKYQILEMEKEMVRVLNFQMGKPLPTHFLRRFSKAAKASDLNHVLAKYLIELASVDYSTAHYKPSEIAAAALYISLFLFPLNATGAATIWNKTLEHYTHYTVQELIPIVQRLASVIKAVPEMAKKRLKATWLKYSLPKLQNISTHQKLSGSEIDLLAEGKLRL; this is encoded by the exons ATGTCTCGTGTAATCAGACTCGATGAG AACCACGGAATCGGGAATGTGACGGAAGCAATAAAGAAAGGAGCGGCAACGAAGCGTGCCGTACTGGGGGAGCTGGGCAACAAAGTGCTTCGAAATGCGGCCCAGGACCTTAAAGGAATTGAGAAAGGAGCTGCTAACCTGAAAAATGCCAATGCAGTATTGAAGAATGTAAAGCCGCGCGTAGATACTCGCTGGCGGAAGGAGGAGAACGCCGCGGTTGTGGGGGCTGTTGCCACGAAGAAGACTCTGGCGAAATCAGATTTGTTGAAAAACGCCAAGAATGACGAGAAAACGGCACCTTCTAAGCCAGGTATGAAAGGGCAGCCTCACGAAGCGGTCAGAGTTCATGTGCAACTGAGCAATGGGAACGAAGTAAAGAAGGTCAATctgaaaagagaagagagccATTCGGCGCACGGACAGCTAGCAAAAGCTAACAGACAAATTTCGACCGAagcgaaaaatggcaaaactgctggttcttcctcctctctggACAAAGCAGAAACGGTTGCAACATCGAAG CATCATCTCCAAAGGCCGGAAACTCATTCGCAAAAGCTACtagaaaacattgaaaatattGACATAAATGATGGATGGAATCTCATGCTGGTATCGGAGTATGTTAACGATATTTACAAGTATCTGAACAAGTTGGAAAGCTCGGCGGATTATGCGCTACGTGAGAACTTTTTGGACGGCCACACGGAG GTTACCTATAAAATGCGTGCCATTCTGATTGACTGGATCAATGAAGTGCACAATCAGTTCAAATTGGATATCGATACCTATCACATGACGGTGTCGTTGATCGATAGATACCTCCAG AGTGTGAAAACCGTCCCAAAGAAGAAACTGCAACTAGTAGGCGTAACAGCCATGTTCATTGCATCAAAGTACGAAGAACTATTTCCGCCAGACATCCAAGACTTTGTGTTCATCACTGACGACACGTACGAAAAGTATCAGatattggaaatggaaaaggagaTGGTAAGGGTGCTGAACTTCCAAATGGGAAAACCTCTACCAACGCACTTTCTGCGTCGGTTTTCAAAGGCAGCTAAAGCGTCGGACCTGAACCATGTTCTGGCAAAATATTTGATTGAACTGGCTAGCGTGGATTATAGCACCGCACATTACAAACCATCTGAG ATTGCAGCCGCAGCACTCTACATTTCGCTGTTTCTATTTCCCTTAAATGCTACTGGTGCAGCAACTATTTGGAACAAAACATTGGAGCATTATACGCACTATACTGTCCAGGAGTTGATTCCGATTGTGCAACGATTAGCTAGCGTCATCAAGGCAGTGCCGGAAATGGCAAAGAAGAGACTAAAAGCAACCTGGCTTAAGTATTCCCTACCGAAGCTGCAAAATATTTCCACGCACCAGAAGCTTAGTGGATCCGAAATTGACTTGTTGGCAGAAGGAAAGCTTCGGCTGTGA
- the LOC125956484 gene encoding RNA polymerase II-associated protein 3-like, translating to MTRTHRLSIINPAPRTKRRTLTMDTIESQLAVRNKCDQLQKSIKELYDWEADIKKAESARAEANEEILPPVRSDEKAMKDFSVQESAHAEKQDQGTDKEQIAKAERFKEIGNKQCKLGNYLSAIDLYTQAIETYTACATYYTNRALCYMNIERYDDCLEDCNTAIAKDPNCIKAYYRRMQAYERLGENSKALAECRKILELSKDEKEMNTAKKDMARIEKRLKGQASSPAPVTGNKGNNEQNPTLLLIKQEADKYKELGNKLLAKKDYVTAEKHYTHAISLFDNEAIYYTNRSLCYWNLKDYDKCLADCNKAIQLDDSYFRPYYRRMQVRELRGAYQGALEDCRKFIELNKDEKQKATAEKDMVRLERLLKSEQPAKQSFVWNELKKNAKRIEFVQKPPHMRSRKPLKRIHIADVPPLVQAPKAIPQGGITKRQTIPDAIIDQMFNNNTGERLTVPEEKTNLEHLFPAHSNKLKNMFSPPTTPSDKPKSFPSSEAPIPSISRDLQNIGVKATEIKTASFVGPETKPSDKMEKDKINHENQGLNEAAKKQKDPAKMTDVNLSIPKSTAQLYTTWSGLNEDLRYQYLKLMKNAPFSKLLGASLSNQMLGEILYILKKHFIANQIDVTNIMRGVAENECISILALMLNNEDRNAVEVLLTYMQGQHLKQEELQRIRSKLLV from the exons ATGACACGTACGCATCGTTTGTCCATTATCAATCCTGCACCCAGGACCAAAAGGCGAACGTTG ACCATGGATACCATCGAATCTCAACTGGCTGTAAGGAATAAATGCGATCAACTGCAGAAGTCCATTAAGGAGCTGTACGATTGGGAAGCAGATATAAAAAAAGCCGAATCCGCCAGGGCTGAAGCGAATGAGGAG ATACTTCCTCCGGTACGTAGTGATGAGAAGGCCATGAAAGATTTCTCCGTTCAGGAGAGTGCGCATGCTGAAAAACAAGACCAAG GTACCGACAAGGAACAGATCGCCAAGGCCGAAAGATTCAaagaaattggaaacaaaCAGTGTAAACTTGGAAACTATTTATCAGCAATTGACCTCTACACTCAAGCTATTGAAACATACACTGCTTGTGCAACGTACTATACCAATAGAGCACTGTGTTACATGAATATTGAGCGATATGATGATTGTCTTGAAGACTGCAATACTGCCATTGCAAAAGACCCAAACTGCATTAAAGCCTACTACAGGCGAATGCAAGCGTACGAGCGACTGGGCGAGAACAGCAAAGCTCTAGCGGAGTGTCGCAAGATATTGGAATTATCCAAAGACGAGAAAGAGATGAACACCGCGAAAAAGGACATGGCTAGAATAGAAAAACGTCTCAAAGGGCAAGCGTCTTCGCCGGCGCCCGTAACAGGAAATAAGGGAAACAATGAGCAAAACCCAACATTGTTGCTGATAAAGCAGGAGGCAGACAAGTATAAGGAGCTGGGAAACAAACTACTAGCCAAAAAGGATTACGTTACGGCTGAGAAACACTACACACATGCGATTTCATTGTTTGACAACGAAGCAATTTATTACACAAACCGTAGTCTCTGCTATTGGAACCTGAAAGACTATGATAAGTGTCTGGCGGATTGCAACAAGGCAATCCAGCTAGATGACTCATACTTCCGACCCTATTACAGGCGGATGCAGGTGCGTGAATTGCGAGGCGCTTATCAAGGTGCCTTAGAAGATTGCCGGAAATTTATCGAACTCAACAAAGATGAAAAACAGAAGGCCACTGCCGAGAAAGATATGGTAAGGTTGGAACGATTACTGAAGAGTGAGCAGCCTGCCAAGCAATCCTTTGTGTGGAACGAACTGAAGAAGAATGCAAAGCGTATCGAGTTCGTTCAAAAACCACCTCATATGCGTTCAAGAAAGCCGCTAAAGAGAATCCACATTGCCGACGTACCACCTCTAGTGCAAGCACCAAAAGCGATTCCGCAAGGCGGTATTACAAAACGCCAGACCATCCCAGACGCAATCATTGATCAAatgttcaacaacaacacaggaGAACGATTGACGGTCCCCGAAGAGAAGACAAATCTAGAACACCTATTTCCGGCTCATTCCAATAAGCTGAAGAATATGTTTTCCCCTCCTACAACTCCTAGCGACAAAccaaaatcatttccttcttctgagGCTCCCATTCCTTCCATAAGTCGAGATTTGCAAAACATAGGCGTAAAGGCAACTGAGATTAAAACTGCCTCATTTGTTGGCCCCGAGACGAAACCGAgtgataaaatggaaaaagacaAAATCAATCACGAAAATCAG GGTCTGAACGAAGcagcgaagaagcaaaaggatcCTGCAAAAATGACTGATGTTAATCTTTCGATTCCCAAATCAACGGCCCAGTTATATACTACTTGGAGTGGATTAAATGAAGATCTCAGATATCAATATTTGAAA CTAATGAAGAATGCACCATTCAGCAAACTGCTTGGGGCGAGTTTGTCCAACCAGATGCTTGGCGAAATATTGTACATCTTGAAAAAACATTTCATCGCGAACCAAATTGATGTGACCAATATAATGCGTGGAGTAGCAGAGAATGAATGTATCTCCATACTTGCTTTGATGCTGAACAACGAAGACCGAAATG CCGTCGAGGTGTTACTCACCTACATGCAAGGTCAACATTTGAAGCAAGAGGAATTGCAACGCATTCGGTCAAAGCTTCTTGTATGA